In Amaranthus tricolor cultivar Red isolate AtriRed21 chromosome 3, ASM2621246v1, whole genome shotgun sequence, a single window of DNA contains:
- the LOC130808749 gene encoding protein MID1-COMPLEMENTING ACTIVITY 1-like isoform X2 produces the protein MDHLGELATIAQLTGLDAGKLIGLIVQAANTARMHKKNCRQLANHLKLIGNLLEQLKISELKRYPETREPLEQLEDALRRSYILVHSCQDKSYLYLLAMGWNIVYQFRKAQNEIDRYLKLVPLITLVDNARVREKLEVIEMDQREYTLDEEDQKVQQVILKPDPCETDTVVLKKTLSCSYPKCSFDEALRKENEKLRMELQRSQANLDVNQCEVIQRLLDVTQTAAAVCETEKSASVKSSSTTQPSYTDVKYSYDESSPKKSNMSRTTSTVSSGRDLLSKQGSYHHDEWHTDLLDCCSEPCLCLKTLFCPCGTLAKISTVANNKHM, from the exons TGATGCTGGGAAATTAATTGGATTAATAGTGCAAGCAGCCAATACAGCCAGAATGCATAAGAAGAATTGCAGGCAATTAGCTAATCACTTGAAGCTGATTGGCAATTTGCTAGAGCAATTAAAGATCTCAGAGCTCAAGAGGTACCCAGAAACTCGGGAACCTCTTGAGCAGCTTGAGGATGCTCTTAGGAGGTCTTATATTTTGGTCCATAGTTGTCAAGATAAAAGCTATCTTTACTTGCTTGCAATGGGGTGGAACATTGTTTATCAATTTAGGAAGGCTCAGAACGAGATCGATCGTTATTTGAAGCTCGTACCACTTATCACGCTCGTTGATAATGCCAGAGTTAGG GAAAAGCTGGAAGTCATTGAAATGGATCAACGTGAATATACTCTAGATGAAGAGGACCAGAAAGTGCAGCAAGTGATTCTGAAACCTGATCCTTGTGAAACTGATACTGTGGTGCTAAAAAAGACTCTTTCTTGTTCATACCCAAAGTGTTCCTTTGATGAAGCACTTAGAAAAGAGAATGAAAAGCTTCGTATGGAACTCCAACGTTCACAGGCTAATTTGGATGTCAATCAGTGTGAAGTCATCCAGCGCTTGCTTGATGTGACTCAGACTGCAGCCGCTGTCTGTGAAACAGAAAAGAGCGCATCTGTGAAAAGCTCAAGTACAACCCAGCCTTCTTATACTGATGTAAAATACTCATATGATGAAAGTTCACCCAAGAAAAGTAATATGTCCAG GACTACCTCTACAGTTTCTTCGGGGCGGGATCTATTGTCAAAGCAAGGATCATATCACCATGATGAGTGGCATACTGATTTGCTGGACTGTTGTTCAGAACCTTGTCTCT GTCTAAAGACTCTCTTCTGTCCTTGTGGTACATTGGCAAAAATCTCGACTGTGGCAAACAATAAACACATGT AA
- the LOC130808749 gene encoding protein MID1-COMPLEMENTING ACTIVITY 1-like isoform X1, protein MDHLGELATIAQLTGLDAGKLIGLIVQAANTARMHKKNCRQLANHLKLIGNLLEQLKISELKRYPETREPLEQLEDALRRSYILVHSCQDKSYLYLLAMGWNIVYQFRKAQNEIDRYLKLVPLITLVDNARVREKLEVIEMDQREYTLDEEDQKVQQVILKPDPCETDTVVLKKTLSCSYPKCSFDEALRKENEKLRMELQRSQANLDVNQCEVIQRLLDVTQTAAAVCETEKSASVKSSSTTQPSYTDVKYSYDESSPKKSNMSRTTSTVSSGRDLLSKQGSYHHDEWHTDLLDCCSEPCLCLKTLFCPCGTLAKISTVANNKHMSSAETCNDLVAYSLILSCCCYTCCIRGKLRKMLNINGGAFDDFLSHFMCCCCALVQEWREVEIRGVSGHGKTKTSPPTSQFMEM, encoded by the exons TGATGCTGGGAAATTAATTGGATTAATAGTGCAAGCAGCCAATACAGCCAGAATGCATAAGAAGAATTGCAGGCAATTAGCTAATCACTTGAAGCTGATTGGCAATTTGCTAGAGCAATTAAAGATCTCAGAGCTCAAGAGGTACCCAGAAACTCGGGAACCTCTTGAGCAGCTTGAGGATGCTCTTAGGAGGTCTTATATTTTGGTCCATAGTTGTCAAGATAAAAGCTATCTTTACTTGCTTGCAATGGGGTGGAACATTGTTTATCAATTTAGGAAGGCTCAGAACGAGATCGATCGTTATTTGAAGCTCGTACCACTTATCACGCTCGTTGATAATGCCAGAGTTAGG GAAAAGCTGGAAGTCATTGAAATGGATCAACGTGAATATACTCTAGATGAAGAGGACCAGAAAGTGCAGCAAGTGATTCTGAAACCTGATCCTTGTGAAACTGATACTGTGGTGCTAAAAAAGACTCTTTCTTGTTCATACCCAAAGTGTTCCTTTGATGAAGCACTTAGAAAAGAGAATGAAAAGCTTCGTATGGAACTCCAACGTTCACAGGCTAATTTGGATGTCAATCAGTGTGAAGTCATCCAGCGCTTGCTTGATGTGACTCAGACTGCAGCCGCTGTCTGTGAAACAGAAAAGAGCGCATCTGTGAAAAGCTCAAGTACAACCCAGCCTTCTTATACTGATGTAAAATACTCATATGATGAAAGTTCACCCAAGAAAAGTAATATGTCCAG GACTACCTCTACAGTTTCTTCGGGGCGGGATCTATTGTCAAAGCAAGGATCATATCACCATGATGAGTGGCATACTGATTTGCTGGACTGTTGTTCAGAACCTTGTCTCT GTCTAAAGACTCTCTTCTGTCCTTGTGGTACATTGGCAAAAATCTCGACTGTGGCAAACAATAAACACATGT CTTCTGCTGAAACCTGTAACGACTTGGTGGCCTATTCCTTGATACTCTCTTGCTGTTGCTATACATGTTGCATCAGGGGAAAGCTGCGCAAGATGCTGAACATTAAT GGAGGCGCATTTGACGACTTCCTTTCTCATTTCATGTGTTGTTGCTGTGCCCTTGTTCAAGAATGGCGTGAAGTTGAGATTCGTGGAGTTTCTG GTCATGGAAAGACGAAGACAAGCCCCCCGACTTCTCAATTCATGGAAATGTGA